Proteins encoded together in one Cicer arietinum cultivar CDC Frontier isolate Library 1 chromosome 4, Cicar.CDCFrontier_v2.0, whole genome shotgun sequence window:
- the LOC101514030 gene encoding cellulose synthase-like protein D4: MASLTSQPSKKSLRNSGGSSSSQQGGRNSSGGPSIKFARRTSSGRYVSLSRDDIEMSSDVSADYMNYTVHIPSTPDNQPMDTSVAMKAEEQYVSNSLFTGGFNSVTRAHLMDKVIDSEVTHPQMAGAKGSSCSICDGKVMKDARGNDVTPCECRFKICRDCFLDAQKETGTCPGCKEHYKVAEYEDDTDEYSHTTLPLPAPDGSKQNPNNMSVMKRNQNGEFDHNKWLFETKGTYGVGNAYWPPDDDDGDDGFQGAFDDAEKPWKPLSRKTPIPSAIISPYRLLIAIRLVVMGFFLHWRVVHPNEDAVWLWLMSVTCEIWFGFSWILDQIPKVSPVNRSTDLDVLHEKFDSPSPSNPTGRSDLPGVDLFVSTADPDKEPPLVTANTILSILAVDYPVEKLACYISDDGGALLTFEAMAEAASFADLWVPFCRKHNIEPRNPDTYFSLKVDPTKNKSKLDFVKDRRRVKREYDEFKVRINGLPDSIRRRSDAFNAREEMKMMKHFKESGADPSEPIKVLKATWMADGTHWPGTWASPSREHSKGDHAGILQVMLKPPSPDPLMGSADDKIIDFSEVDTRLPMFVYVSREKRPGYEHNKKAGAMNALVRASAILSNGPFILNLDCDHYIYNCKAVREGMCFMMDRGGEDICYIQFPQRFEGIDPSDRYANHNTVFFDGNMRALDGLQGPVYVGTGCMFRRFALYGFDPPSGDWDAKKSKKDNIEEAAETTPALNASEFDEDLDVNLLPKRFGNSTMLSESIPVAEFQGRPIADHPAIKYGRPPGELRAPREPLDASTVAESVSVISCWYEDKTEWGDRVGWIYGSVTEDVVTGYRMHNRGWRSVYCITKRDAFRGSAPINLTDRLHQVLRWATGSVEIFFSKNNAFLASKRLKLLQRLAYLNVGIYPFTSMFLIVYCFLPALSLLSGFFIVQTLSIAFLLYLLTMTLCLVLLAVLEVKWSGIELEQWWRNEQFWLISGTSAHLAAVVQGLLKVIAGIEISFTLTSKSGGEDDDDIFADLYIVKWSSLMIPPIVIAMINVIAIAVAFSRTVYSANPQWSKFIGGAFFSFWVLAHLYPFAKGLMGRRGKTPTIVFVWSGLIAITLSLLWVAISPPKASDGQGTGGDFQFP, encoded by the exons ATGGCTTCATTGACAAGCCAACCTTCAAAGAAATCTTTACGTAATTCTGGAGGATCAAGCAGTTCTCAACAAGGAGGCCGTAACTCAAGCGGAGGGCCAAGTATAAAATTTGCCAGGCGAACATCGAGTGGGAGATATGTTAGTTTATCAAGAGATGACATTGAAATGTCTTCAGATGTGTCAGCAGACTATATGAATTACACTGTTCACATTCCCTCCACCCCTGATAACCAACCCATGGATACTTCTGTTGCAATGAAAGCCGAAGAGCAATATGTTTCCAATTCTTTATTTACAGGGGGATTCAATAGTGTTACTAGAGCCCATTTAATGGACAAGGTTATTGACTCTGAAGTTACTCATCCTCAAATGGCAGGTGCTAAAGGTTCTTCATGTTCAATTTGTGATGGAAAAGTTATGAAGGATGCAAGAGGAAATGATGTCACTCCATGCGAGTGTAG GTTCAAGATATGTAGAGATTGCTTTTTAGATGCACAAAAAGAGACTGGTACGTGCCCTGGTTGTAAGGAGCATTATAAAGTTGCAGAATACGAAGATGATACAGATGAATATTCGCACACAACATTGCCATTACCAGCACCAGATGGTTCTAAACAAAATCCAAACAATATGTCAGTTATGAAGAGAAATCAAAATGGAGAATTTGATCACAATAAATGGTTGTTTGAGACCAAAGGAACTTACGGAGTTGGCAATGCTTATTGGCCGccagatgatgatgatggtgatgatgGCTTTCAAGGAGCGTTTGATGACGCTGAGAAGCCTTGGAAGCCTCTAAGTCGAAAAACACCAATTCCTTCTGCCATTATAAGCCCATACAG GTTGCTTATAGCTATTCGTTTAGTAGTGATGGGGTTCTTTTTACATTGGAGAGTGGTACATCCAAATGAAGATGCAGTATGGTTGTGGCTAATGTCAGTTACTTGTGAGATATGGTTTGGCTTCTCATGGATACTCGACCAAATCCCAAAGGTTTCTCCTGTCAATCGTTCCACTGACCTTGATGTTCTTCATGAGAAATTTGACAGTCCATCTCCATCCAATCCAACAGGGCGATCTGATTTGCCTGGTGTAGACCTCTTTGTATCCACTGCTGATCCAGATAAAGAGCCACCACTTGTAACTGCTAATACTATTCTTTCCATATTAGCAGTTGATTATCCTGTGGAGAAGCTCGCTTGTTATATTTCGGATGATGGAGGTGCTCTATTGACTTTCGAAGCCATGGCTGAGGCTGCTAGTTTTGCTGATTTATGGGTTCCCTTTTGTCGAAAACATAACATTGAACCAAGGAATCCTGATACTTACTTTTCCTTAAAAGTTGACCCCACCAAGAATAAGAGCAAACTAGATTTTGTGAAGGATAGAAGAAGGGTGAAGAGGGAGTACGATGAGTTTAAAGTGCGTATAAATGGCCTTCCAGATTCCATTAGGAGAAGATCTGATGCATTTAACGCAAGAGAGgaaatgaagatgatgaagcaTTTTAAGGAGAGTGGGGCGGATCCTTCAGAGCCTATTAAAGTATTAAAGGCTACCTGGATGGCGGATGGTACTCATTGGCCTGGTACTTGGGCTTCTCCTTCTAGAGAACACTCAAAAGGTGACCATGCTGGAATACTTCAG GTGATGTTGAAGCCGCCTAGTCCCGATCCATTAATGGGAAGTGCAGACGACAAGATAATAGATTTTAGTGAGGTGGACACACGTCTACCGATGTTTGTATATGTATCTAGAGAGAAAAGGCCAGGTTATGAACACAACAAGAAAGCTGGTGCGATGAATGCATTAGTTCGAGCATCAGCAATCTTGTCAAATGGGCCATTCATTCTCAATCTGGACTGtgatcattatatatataattgtaaggCAGTACGTGAAGGAATGTGCTTCATGATGGATAGAGGCGGTGAAGACATATGCTATATTCAATTCCCCCAAAGATTTGAAGGTATTGATCCCTCAGATCGTTATGCCAATCACAACACTGTATTCTTTGACGGAAACATGAGAGCCCTTGATGGTCTTCAAGGTCCTGTTTATGTGGGAACTGGATGCATGTTTAGGAGGTTTGCATTGTACGGCTTTGATCCTCCCTCGGGTGATTGGGATGCGAAAAAATCTAAAAAGGATAATATTGAAGAAGCCGCTGAAACTACACCAGCCTTAAATGCTAGTGAATTTGATGAAGATCTAGACGTAAACTTGTTGCCTAAACGATTTGGTAATTCAACCATGTTGTCTGAAAGCATACCGGTTGCTGAGTTCCAAGGTCGACCTATTGCCGATCATCCTGCCATCAAGTATGGACGCCCACCGGGTGAACTAAGGGCCCCTCGTGAACCACTTGATGCTAGTACTGTTGCTGAATCCGTCTCTGTAATTTCTTGTTG GTATGAAGATAAGACAGAATGGGGAGACAGAGTAGGATGGATTTATGGGTCAGTGACAGAGGATGTGGTTACAGGTTACCGCATGCACAATCGTGGATGGCGTTCTGTGTATTGCATAACAAAGAGAGATGCATTTCGTGGATCAGCGCCAATTAACCTCACTGATCGACTTCATCAGGTTCTGAGATGGGCCACTGGTTCTGTTGAGATCTTCTTTTCTAAGAACAATGCTTTTCTCGCTAGTAAGCGCCTTAAACTTCTTCAACGTCTCGCTTACCTCAATGTTGGAATCTACCCTTTCACTTCCATGTTCCTCATTGTCTATTGCTTCCTTCCTGCACTTTCATTGCTCTCTGGTTTTTTTATTGTTCAAACTCTTAGTATCGCTTTCTTGCTCTATTTGCTCACCATGACATTGTGTCTGGTGCTCTTGGCCGTTCTTGAGGTTAAGTGGTCTGGCATAGAGTTGGAGCAATGGTGGAGGAACGAACAATTTTGGCTCATTTCTGGCACTAGTGCTCACCTTGCTGCTGTGGTGCAAGGACTTTTAAAAGTGATTGCTGGAATTGAAATTTCTTTTACTTTGACGTCAAAATCGGGAGGAGAGGACGATGATGACATTTTTGCAGATTTGTATATAGTTAAATGGAGCTCACTTATGATTCCACCAATTGTTATTGCTATGATAAATGTGATTGCTATTGCAGTTGCATTTTCTAGAACAGTTTATAGTGCAAACCCACAATGGAGTAAGTTCATTGGAGGAGCATTCTTTAGTTTTTGGGTACTTGCTCATTTGTATCCATTTGCTAAAGGGTTGATGGGAAGGAGAGGAAAGACTCCCACCATTGTATTTGTGTGGTCTGGTCTCATTGCAATTACACTTTCTTTGCTTTGGGTTGCCATTAGTCCACCCAAAGCTTCTGATGGACAAGGTACTGGGGGAGATTTCCAATTTCCATGA
- the LOC101513695 gene encoding LOW QUALITY PROTEIN: uncharacterized protein (The sequence of the model RefSeq protein was modified relative to this genomic sequence to represent the inferred CDS: deleted 1 base in 1 codon), with protein sequence MAFTSSLTTTSHFPPLPNKTPSLIPFKSQPLFFPRTHPKSLFLSSSSSISTVAFASSSKISSSSNNNNRNSKQEEVEEVEVEEELPWIQEKALDLVEFTGSVTQAIPGPRVGPTSLPWILAVPLAYAGLTFVVAFVKTVRKFTSPKAQRRKLVGKNAMLCKSVDELLQRGRDGVKVDDLKGIENKTGFALEEILRKYIRYALNEKPFNPDMVADLIQLRIASTLNDSQIAEILNEIARRIVRDKGPIVMNKSGYTEKGFKRKLAVEALFGKVFYLSELPEFCSRDSSLVVKEIFGVTDDDADKLRYTQLLKLAT encoded by the exons ATGGCTTTTACTTCTTCTCTTACTACCACTTCCCACTTTCCCCCTCTCCCAAACAAAACCCCATCCCTAATCCCTTTTAAATCTCAACCGTTATTTTTCCCTAGAACACACCCAAAATCACTCTTcttatcatcttcttcttcaatcTCAACCGTCGCATTTGCATCATCTTCAAAAATTTCATCATCATCCAATAACAATAACCGTAATTCGAAACAAGAGGAAGTTGAGGAAGTTGAAGTGGAGGAAGAACTTCCGTGGATTCAAGAAAAGGCTCTGGACCTCGTTGAATTCACCGGCTCGGTAACCCAAGCAATTCCCGGACCTAGAGTGGGTCCCACTTCTTTGCCTTGGATTCTCGCCGTTCCTCTTGCGTATGCAGGCCTTACTTTTGTTGTTGCTTTTGTTAAAACGGTTAGGAAATTCACTTCTCCTAAAGCACAACGCCGTAAACTG gTTGGTAAAAATGCGATGTTGTGTAAGTCAGTGGATGAGTTGTTACAAAGAGGAAGAGATGGTGTTAAGGTTGATGATCTCAAGGGAATTGAGAATAAG ACAGGTTTTGCTTTGGAAGAAATTTTGCGCAAATATATCCGATACGCTCTGAATGAGAAACCATTCAACCCTGACATGGTAGCTGATTTAATTCAGCTAAGAATAGCTTCTACGTTAAATGACTCGCAAATTGCTGAGATTCTAAATGAAATTGCCCGAAGAATTGTGCGAGACAAAG gCCCTATTGTAATGAATAAATCGGGTTATACTGAAAAGGGTTTCAAGAGAAAACTAGCCGTTGAGGCCCTTTTTGGAAAGGTCTTCTATCTATCTGAG CTGCCAGAGTTCTGTTCAAGAGACAGCTCCTTAGTAGTCAAGGAAATCTTCGGGGTTACAGA
- the LOC140920103 gene encoding uncharacterized protein → MKRALSSKNKTQFINGSLPQPASTHPDFELWDRANNMVISWITRTLSSHISQSTICIDTAYDLWCDLRERFTKGNHFRISDLLRDLHSIKQGDRNLSTFFTNLKILWDELEDLLPTPFLYLFAYLQM, encoded by the coding sequence ATGAAACGTGCTTTATCATCCAAAAACAAGACTCAATTCATCAATGGATCTCTTCCTCAACCGGCGTCAACTCATCCTGATTTTGAGCTATGGGATCGTGCCAACAATATGGTAATTTCTTGGATCACTAGAACATTATCTTCTCATATTTCTCAGAGTACTATTTGCATCGACACCGCTTACGATCTTTGGTGTGACCTACGCGAAAGATTTACCAAAGGTAACCACTTTCGGATTTCTGATCTTCTTCGCGATCTCCACTCCATCAAGCAGGGAGATCGCAACCTTTCTACATTCTTCACGAATCTGAAAATCTTATGGGATGagctcgaagatcttctccctACCCCCTTCTTGTATTTGTTCGCCTACCTGCAAATGTAA